The following coding sequences lie in one Montipora foliosa isolate CH-2021 chromosome 11, ASM3666993v2, whole genome shotgun sequence genomic window:
- the LOC137975181 gene encoding uncharacterized protein isoform X1 yields the protein MLIQGKVNFFTILLLSPIFPNVCGNRRSASRNRPRRQECRDNSRTHSTCVKLINELGRQACHVDIDQIKAKLARSCTATCGFCGRPQKECRRNVYGCCWDGQTPSGDMYGIKGCPECKDHLNICGRFRKFCFGKRSENRCCRGDETSAKPLTHISIKKGSFWTRLIAHIFQSVNSGDIHILRELF from the exons ATGTTGATCCAAGGAAAAGTTAACTTTTTCACAATCCTGTTGCTATCTCCGATTTTTCCGAATGTGTGTGGAAATAGAAGATCTGCCAGCAGGAACAGGCCTCGAAGACAAG AGTGCAGAGATAACAGCCGAACACATAGCACTTGCGTGAAGCTAATCAATGAGCTCGGACGTCAAGCATGCCACGTGGATATAGACCAAATAAAAGCGAAATTGGCGAGAAGCTGCACGGCAACATGTGGCTTTT GTGGTCGGCCTCAGAAAGAATGCAGACGAAACGTATATGGGTGTTGCTGGGACGGCCAGACACCCAGCGGCGACATGTATGGTATCAAAGGCTGCCCTG aatGCAAAGATCACCTCAATATCTGCGGCCGTTTTCGAAAATTTTGCTTCGGAAAAAGGTCGGAGAACAG GTGTTGCAGGGGAGACGAGACGTCAGCAAAGCCGCTCACCCACATTTCTATAAAAAAGGGCTCCTTTTGGACAAGGCTTATTGCACATATATTTCAAAGCGTGAATAGTGGAGACATCCACATTTTACGCGAATTATTTTAG
- the LOC137974816 gene encoding uncharacterized protein, whose protein sequence is MANIQSLFILVAAFLYCEVVQFSNVSAANSNYYSSLKVAAATKLRNGECQDGVWALAKCKSIVKQLGLGICYTQIPQLQRKLKRSCPGTCRNLCPVAANKLIAGELKKSDDCKTSKYGCCWDNYTSRLDSLGIKGCPECKDHLRLCPRFKKVCSDVKYPHNRSLMELHCPLTCRRCVPLSRSAPKGRKIKITDWNLL, encoded by the exons ATGGCAAACATCCAGTCCCTATTTATTTTGGTGGCTGCATTTTTGTATTGCGAAGTGGTTCAATTCTCGAACGTTTCTGCCGCCAATTCTAACTACTACAGCAGTTTGAAGGTAGCAGCTGCTACGAAGCTCAGAAATGGAG AGTGCCAAGACGGCGTGTGGGCTCTTGCTAAATGCAAGTCTATTGTCAAACAACTGGGACTTGGAATTTGTTACACACAAATCCCACAACTGCAGAGAAAACTGAAGAGAAGTTGCCCTGGGACATGCCGCAATCTCTGCCCCGTTGCTGCGAATAAGCTGATAG ctGGAGAACTTAAAAAAAGCGATGACTGTAAAACAAGCAAGTACGGATGCTGTTGGGATAACTATACAAGTCGCTTGGATAGTTTGGGCATTAAAGGTTGCCCAG AATGCAAAGATCACCTTCGCTTGTGTCCCCGATTTAAAAAAGTATGCAGTGATGTAAAATATCCCCATAATCGCTCCTTGATGGAACTTCATTGTCCGCTGACATGCAGAAGATGCGTTCCTCTGAGCAGATCGGCCCCGAAAGGGCGAAAGATCAAAATTACCGACTGGAATTTACTCTGA
- the LOC137975836 gene encoding uncharacterized protein → MEFILKCLFLWLSTLASASQRGPTTPQPNDFAQCRLSDDLKEQFVDFHNTFRGQVQPSAADMEYMEWNDDLGNLAQMWSDKCEWKHGFTKFGAWYPSEAFRSKTVGQNLAREWGKWIDNKQSGPVDSVRRWFVEKDYYTFGKFTYPMPPSMCRKEPCGHYTQVVWASSKKVGCAFNWCDKYFGTPHPWVPGETVVTCDYYPSGNVVGKLPYTVGPPCSKCASGKGWCYKNLCRECKDFSSKCGKTFTKSMCLTHRDLMEKSCPRMCNLCRCPLKCKNGGQVNQKTCTCTCYGKWKGLDCSEKICDSGWYGENCEKRCQDKVGTSTCKWRVQNGHSCSVPYMKYECFKTCVCDLMPKPKPNPGPATKPTKTTTTSAQVQTQTTPTTNPQPAGDCKDTCSWHCQFWSKLGQCKKQATWMRENCKKSCEVCTCQDVHNAVDCKRWAARDECKKNPSWMEVNCPQSCLVCDCHDKNTKCPQWAKNAYCSSERFAVWMAKNCKKSCNKC, encoded by the exons ATGGAGTTTATACTAAAGTGCCTTTTCCTATGGCTTTCAACGCTGGCCTCTGCCAGTCAACGGGGTCCTACGACCCCTCAACCGAATGATTTCGCGCAGTGTCGTTTGAGCGACGATCTCAAAGAGCAGTTTGTGGACTTTCACAACACGTTTCGTGGGCAGGTACAACCCAGTGCCGCTGATATGGAATACATG GAGTGGAATGATGACCTTGGTAACCTGGCTCAAATGTGGTCTGATAAATGCGAGTGGAAACACGGCTTTACCAAGTTTGGGGCCTGGTACCCAAGTGAAGCATTTCGAAGCAAAACTGTtg GTCAAAATCTTGCGCGTGAATGGGGAAAGTGGATAGACAACAAACAATCCGGCCCCGTGGACTCTGTACGCCGGTGGTTCGTTGAAAAAGACTATTATACATTTGGGAAGTTTACTTATCCCATGCCTCCGTCGATGTGTCGCAAAGAACCATGTGGACATTACACCCAG gTTGTTTGGGCAAGCAGTAAGAAAGTCGGATGTGCCTTCAACTGGTGCGACAAGTATTTTGGAACTCCCCACCCCTGGGTTCCCGGGGAGACTGTTGTCACTTGTGACTACTACCCAAG TGGTAACGTGGTAGGGAAGCTTCCTTACACAGTTGGCCCACCTTGTTCTAAGTGCGCAAGTGGAAAAGGATGGTGTTACAAGAACCTCTGTA GAGAGTGCAAAGATTTTAGCTCAAAATGTGGAAAGACGTTTACCAAAAGTATGTGCCTCACCCACAGAGACCTGATGGAAAAGAGCTGTCCTCGAATGTGCAATCTTTGCC GATGCCCTTTGAAGTGTAAGAACGGAGGTCAGGTTAATCAAAAGACATGTACCTGCACTTGTTATGGAAAGTGGAAAGGCCTTGACTGTTCCG aaaaaatctGTGATTCAGGATGGTACGGAGAGAACTGCGAAA AGCGGTGCCAAGACAAAGTGGGAACATCGACATGCAAATGGAGAGTACAGAACGGACATTCCTGCTCTGTGCCCTACATGAAATATGAATGTTTCAAAACTTGCGTTTGTG ACCTCATGCCCAAGCCAAAACCGAATCCTGGTCCAGCAACGAAACCGACGAAGACTACAACCACAAGTGCACAAGTGCAGACTCAAACAACGCCAACAACAAACCCGCAGCCGGCAGGAG ATTGCAAAGACACGTGTTCATGGCACTGTCAGTTTTGGTCGAAGCTTGGTCAATGCAAAAAGCAAGCAACGTGGATGAGAGAAAACTGCAAGAAGAGCTGTGAAGTTTGCA CCTGCCAAGACGTACACAACGCTGTAGACTGCAAGCGATGGGCGGCACGAGACGAGTGCAAGAAAAATCCTTCGTGGATGGAGGTGAATTGCCCACAAAGCTGCCTTGTTTGTG ATTGTCACGACAAGAACACAAAATGTCCTCAGTGGGCTAAGAATGCATATTGCAGTAGTGAGCGATTTGCAGTTTGGATGGCAAAAAACTGCAAAAAGAGTTGCAACAAGTGCTGA
- the LOC137975181 gene encoding uncharacterized protein isoform X2 gives MLIQGKVNFFTILLLSPIFPNVCGNRRSASRNRPRRQECRDNSRTHSTCVKLINELGRQACHVDIDQIKAKLARSCTATCGFCGRPQKECRRNVYGCCWDGQTPSGDMYGIKGCPECKDHLNICGRFRKFCFGKRSENRYFIELHCPLTCKRCKKMRNVPVKGTKVQMSDWLRI, from the exons ATGTTGATCCAAGGAAAAGTTAACTTTTTCACAATCCTGTTGCTATCTCCGATTTTTCCGAATGTGTGTGGAAATAGAAGATCTGCCAGCAGGAACAGGCCTCGAAGACAAG AGTGCAGAGATAACAGCCGAACACATAGCACTTGCGTGAAGCTAATCAATGAGCTCGGACGTCAAGCATGCCACGTGGATATAGACCAAATAAAAGCGAAATTGGCGAGAAGCTGCACGGCAACATGTGGCTTTT GTGGTCGGCCTCAGAAAGAATGCAGACGAAACGTATATGGGTGTTGCTGGGACGGCCAGACACCCAGCGGCGACATGTATGGTATCAAAGGCTGCCCTG aatGCAAAGATCACCTCAATATCTGCGGCCGTTTTCGAAAATTTTGCTTCGGAAAAAGGTCGGAGAACAGGTATTTCATCGAGTTGCATTGTCCGTTAACATGCAAGAGGTGTAAGAAAATGAGGAATGTACCTGTCAAAGGAACCAAGGTCCAAATGAGCGACTGGCTGAGAATTTAA